A segment of the Ictalurus punctatus breed USDA103 chromosome 24, Coco_2.0, whole genome shotgun sequence genome:
AATTGAAATATTTAGTTCATTAATGTTGTTAAAtttcatatacacacaatgaattaatcagaaatatatttttttaaattaggtactaaaacatttccacacttACTTTTAGCACAAACCCCCATGCAGTTTTTCATGGAGACAAAATTATTGTTGTTTCCTCCACTTCCTGTATACTTGAACTGTATGCATTCTTTTTGGGTAGAGTCATAGTAGTATCTGGGTATAGAGGCACTGCCTGTTCCTTCATCCAAGCCaccaaggcaaatcacagggaCAGCTGCAAAATAATACAACAGTAAAAAACCTGCAGCAACAACtatatttttaattacacaCTCTGAAAAGTGAAGTCATGTTGTGAAATATTAAGCAGTCATATTTTTAGGATAGTGGGCTAATCTGTTATACATGGGACTCTGGTCTGTTACACTGAATAAATTGGGTTAATGGCCTTGAGATGCTAGACAGGCTTAATCTGTTCAGAAGCCCTGATTCATGGCCAACGTTGGCCTTTATAGGCCTTTCATGTACTGCTTTTCTCACTATTTTTTCTGCCAAATTTGTTCAGATATTAAGCTACTAAGCGTCTGAATCCCAGCAAAATGTGGAGAAATTTAAAACTGAAATTTACTGGTCCATAAACCATAAACCAGTGTATCCCTCCTAGCGATGTTCTCCATTAATAAAACAGCTAAACCTGCACCATACCCTGCAGCACACTTGTAAACTCTAAAGTAAAGAAGTATAACAGATTAATGAAAATTtagcacttttttcttttttattttactggtaATGATCAGAGATGATCAGTTTAGCCAAATAGACTTTCTTGTCCTAATTGGTCACTGGTTAGTATGAGCGTAAAAACTCAAAAACAGGTGTTTGCACTTAACATACAATTTGAAGGAATGCAGTATTCCGTGCACAAGTTACGATTTTGGAAGTTGTTATTATTTCCATAGCAGCCTCCGTAAGAGAACTCTTCACACCGCATGGAGGTCATGTTGAAAAAATAACGCTTGGAAATTGCGAAGCATGGCCCCTCTTCCTTTGGAAGGCGACAGATTCGGGGAATTTCTgcagaaagaaaatacaaaatatttttaaatcactgcATGCATCtgtactatttaaataggcatcatttatgttacattacagttgtgtgcaaaagtttgcatatcCTTAGGATAAAATTATGAAAACAAGGAATTCTAGATGATACTAAACAAGAGATTAAGTGCACTGGGTTTTACACATAGTCCTTCAAGATCACATGTAACAACATGGTCCAAATATGCATGTTAAgatagtagtttaaaaaaaaaggatagcatctttcttttataaatattttctaataacttGTAACCTACACTGTTAGATATAAAAAAGTaacaaactgtacttttccttgtcactgaggtggtaccatcaagggtCCATGTTTTGCATGGAAACTTAAGAATAATCAAAAAACTACAGTAAAAGCTAATCAAAAGGTATGACACCTTTCATAGGTAAAAGACACTGACAGAGAGGTATATCAATCTGTACTCCTTGGATGTCATAGAGGTGCTTTTTTTGTGCAACTTTTGCcactaaatctttttttttttttttttttaatatgtaaaattttacactgtattttttctttaaaatttgTAATCATTTGCACTATTTTCTCAACTTGTAacttctgcattttttttttttcaactttgaaACTTTTGCCCTTAAAAAAAACTTGGAAatttttgcataattttttttttaacttagaAACTtctgcacttaaaaaaaaaaaaatcaacatttttgCACTAAACTTTTTCTTCAACTTGTAAACACTTGCATGATTTTTTAACAATTTGTAAATTTGAAACTTTTGcacaaaactttttttccctttacttGCAaacttttacattattattattattattattattattattattattttacaactTAGAAAATTTTGCCCTTAACATTTTTGCCttaacccccccctccccccaccccccgccaaagttgtaaacttttgttttgCAGCTTGGAAACTTGCAGTCTGTAGTGAGAACTGTAGTCTATAACCAGAACTAGAAATCAGAACAAGTTCACAGAACCGACTCCACAGATAAAACAGTAAATATTGTGCCCGGTTCACGTACTCGGAATAGAATAGCAGGTTTTACGGCACTCCACATAAGACTTGAAGTTGTTGAAGTTTCCCTCGCAGCCTCCATAGCTGAACTCCTCACAGTCCTGAGTGAGCGTGTTGTAGTAAAAACGAGGCACATCATCCAAACACGGTCCTTCGTCCACTTGAAGAAGGCAGACTtctgaaagaaacagaaaaggtGTCGTGGAGAAAGAAAGCGCGTGCGGCGTGAATTCCCCTGTACACAACACAAAAGAAAGCCTCTAgttcagagacagagaaaaaagacaTGTGAACTTACCTCTGGGTGAAAGTATGTAAGCGAATGCGCTTTGGATTAGGGTTATGAGCAAAAAGCATCCGAGAAAACGTCCctccatctttctgtctgtgagATCCTGGTCTTCAGAgatgtgtctgtgtgaagtgtagcgttttcctttatttatagcAGACTCGCTGATGTCCGGTGGGAAATAAAAGGGCGGGCTGTAGTCTACTGACGAAACATTTCAGTTGAATCAGATTGTGTACACATACCAGTGAGTCTCTGCGTGCTTTATTATCATTACAGTTGCTATTATACGTCGACGGAAGTAAGTAGTTTCAGAGAACAGGCTGAGGGCGTTATCGGGATGAGCTCCCAGTGCCTCAAgtgtaaaacactgtatattaCACAAGACATATAAAGCCCACTCTACTGTTCAAAAGGCTTAGACATCCTCTTCTTTTAGTACAAACTTCGTTTTAGATTTATTTACCTTTACATTTTCGAAtcagtataaaaacattttagatgactaaacattagttttccagcacaaaatgcaatgttacagaaaactgtttgtgtgtcagtaaagaaagcagcatattacataagagaccacttttcagacacaaacataatgaaggctgttgGGTTTTGCTGCAGAAATCAGAAACAAATACGACAAAGTCTCTAGTctagaagaaccgtggctggttctgcaagatgctcagtaaaacttacagctcatctCCTTATAAAACGGCACACATTGTACccgagactactatttttttatttaattttttttttttttaagtaaagggtcgtcacaacaaatattgactttgtttcattaattactgtttactgctctttagtgtttttttttttaatgtagaaacattttatttaattatttttgaaagcatctttgctctacagcatttctttgcatgtctTAATAGGAGGTAATAAAATATGCAGTCACAAAATCAAAATCAATGCTATATAATACACTagaataatgaattaaaatgttatgcagcattcatcttcagtaagtgctttatcctggtctggtGCCTGAATGTTTTTCAAAGGTTGAAGCAACTCACACAAACACGGCATGAACATGTAAAGCTCCACACTCATAGTGacacaagctcaggatcaaacctggAACCCTGGAACTGTGATGCCGCAACTTAACCCTCTATTCCACCGTGGCATATAGCTCAAATGGTATATGACCGTGGCATATATCTCAAATCAATGAAACCTACAAATTATACAATTTATGGAAAAGTTATGGAGCACAAGAAGAGTAGTTGATTTAAATGTCTGGCTTGTAACAGACTGTGAAGGTCTCCTGTGTTCTGTATAGTACTGCACTGGCAGGAggcaaaataataaaagctaaCTTGTTTCCGAGAGTTTCTTTTTGACTGTAGAAAATATCTtaaaatttgttcatttttatttcagattaTTTGTGAGTATAAGTTTTAAACGAGGCACTTtcttctgtaaatatatatgtaagtTGATAGAgcaatataaataaagtttttatataatttattatagcTAAGAATCTGCCCATCTTTCCTAACCCACTACTTAATGACTTGGTTAGCAAGACAATATTTTCTTGGCCTAGTACCAGTGTGTATGTAATGtgttatttaaacaaattattGTTGTCACTGATATTTTATTATCCAAGAAAATAAAATTTCTCTCCACACAGTCACTTACACAAAAGATTGCTACTTTGTATTTCTGCATGTCATTTATGATTTCAACATCACTTCCTTAGCCAGCTCATGCAAAAATATTACCAAGGTCTGTAAAGGCATTTGATGATATACATTTTAAGCTTTATGTTATGGTTCTTGTTTTCTGCACTGGTTTCACTAGGTGTGTCAACCCGCCCTGGCATATTTCAGAAGCTCTAGTTGGTTTGAGAAGAGAAAGTTTATATGCATAGTTTTAGCTTGATAAGCAGTGTAGAAATCTCTTGGATCATTTCCAGTCATTACTCATGAGTTATGAAATGGCATTTCACTTTTCCTCTAATTTTTGTGAAACTATTTTATGCAGTCCAGTCTTGTTTAGAGGAACTTTACACACCTTTTCCTCTCATGACTATGCTTGTGAGgaccttttatttatataattctaAAGCAGCTAATTACTGCTATATCACACCCAAATGACACATACCCTAAACTGATACTAAAACCAGCAGGAAACAAACCCCTTACACACCATGATTTCCCTGTATCCATGCAGGTTTCCCCTGGGTTCTCTAGTTTCTTCCCAGACAAGGATAAACTCATTATTGACTACAAATCAATAAACATACATGTATGCAGAATAGACTGTGTTTGAGTGTttagtggtttttttttcatttcctttttataTTTAGCTTCTTTAATAGTCAATTTAAGAGTCAACTTATGTACTGTGAAATAATATGTAATAAGATGGAAATTTCTTTAattggtgccctgcgatggattggcaccctgaccagggtgtacctcgccttgtcccgatgctccctgggataggctacaggtttccccgtgaccctgaaaaggataaagaggtatagaagatggatggatggatggatctcttTAATTGATTTTGTCATTCCTTTGATTTCATGCACATTGAAAGTTGATTGTTCTGCTCAAGACCAGGGTTGATCAGTGCCAATATgacattttaaagcatttctttATTGATGGTTAAATATGCTGACATTCCCTGATTGTGATTCTAGAGCATGTCAGAAAGATAGCTTTTTAACATGCTGCTGGTTGCTGTGTGGTCAGAATGCACATCTCCCTCTAACAGAACCTGAGGAAACACATTTGTCATTAAGAGTGATGATGTGTTATCCAGCACGACAGGTTGGGGTAAACACAGATTAGCTTGCTTATCACTGCAATTTATAATACTGTGTCCCCTTGACCTACATTTCTACCATAATATTATAATGGCCAGGAGAACTCAGTAAATCTCAAACTTCTAGAAATTGTATCCatgtgtaattattttatttattttatgtgacAACAAAAAGTAGTAGTATAATGAGTAACTCACTTTTTAATTCAATAGATATCTGAAGCGGTGGTAAAATAAGAGAGTTTGCTTTAATAGGATTATAAGCTTGCAGTGTTTATACAGATTACTTTATAACCCGGATTGAGAGAGAGCTGAAGGATTCTCTGTCCATCTTCGGGGTGAAGAGAACTCACTGTAAGCAGCAGTAAGTGTGGACTTCATTACTGACTTCATGTAGAATGTAAATACTTCTGCTATTAGTGTTGCTTTGACAATAGTGCATAGCATTTAATGCTGTTATAAACCAAgtgcatttgatttgttttctcaCAGAAAATGCCAGTTATAGATGTAGACAATCTAACGGACTTGGATAAGGCTAAAATGGAAGTAGATCAGTTGAAAAAAGAGGTGAAACTGGAAAGGGAAAAGGTAAGAACTTTGTGAATTTATAAGCATACACATAGGCTCACTggtataaataatcatttacaaATAGTAAATATGAAGCATAGCAAATTGCCTGGGCTGTGATTCATAGatttcagaaacattttcatACAAAGGTCCTAttcattcaaaaataaaatatctgttTGAAGGCTATTCGTAAAACCTATTCtaagtatttaaaatattttgaaggCAATTCTGTTTcatttaactttattattaCATACCAATACCTTTTTGATGAAGTGCTAAtctattatcatttttattttggaaGGTGTCTAAATGTTGTGAAGAAGTCATGGAATACATTCAGGGTGGTATGGACGATGATCCCCTGGTCAAAGGAATCCCAGAAGAAAAGAATCCATTCAAGGAAAAGGGTGGATGTGTCATTTGCTAATGTGGACAGCAATAACTGCCCTATTCCGTTTACAATTTAGACTCTTTGGTACTGCACATGGTCACCTGCAACTGTTTAATCTTAGCCAGAATTTTCTATGCTGTCTGAAACAGAGAAAAGACAGTCGAGGATAGCTACTAAAATTACTCTAAATGACTTGAATGTCTACCCTCTCACATCTTGTGTATTTCTCTTTTAAGTGGTGAAATTAAACAATAATCTTGTGCAGTGATTGCCAGTTTTGGTGCATGCCATGATGGGTTCAACATCAATATGTACAGACTCCTTgtagaaatatttattaaaaaacttTTAATGTCTACAGTGTCACTTTGCCATGTGCATTTATCTGTGTGGTTGTGCGATATGTCCGGAGTTTACAAGAATCTGCAGGTATTTCTTACATGGATAATGTCTTTTTGCCTTATATTTTACTTATACCACAATGTTATCTCAATTTTGATTGGTCAtaaattgttaattaattattaataccagctctgacagtagacctgtctgtaattcaaataacaggtttatattaatattcttATTCTATATTATTTATGCTGTAGTTTTCCATCatgaaaacaaatacataatataAGCTTAATAACAgacagatttaaaaatgtgttatttaaccaagaaaaaaatattattcataATGTACAGATTTGTGTAGGGAGACATATATTTTGCCTTATTACCTTCAAGGAAGAGAAAATTTTAGGTGAGCAGATAACTGTGTTAGCTGCTATAGTTATAAGTGGAACCaacttgtcttgtggatgttgcacaacattaaatagaACTATAAAGGAAAACAAATTGTAACGGCAAGGAAACTGCTGTTGTGTAAGAagtataaaacactttggggcgttatttgaaaataatcaactttgtgtTGGTAACAGTAACCCCCTTTTTGCACAcatcctgtcattgattattttcaaataacagcacatcttaTATATGTtacaaaaatgataataatatatttttatttatataagataaagtttattaatcatacactggggaaattcactcgttacagcagctcaatttcacacaacagaaagaaaatgaacattaaatagaaatagaatagaaaaaatgtctttaaaaaatataataggAATAGACAAATCAGaataagagtaataataataatatgtacactatgaacacctcATTTTATATACACCATTTTATATAACGCCTTTCTACAAGCTCAAGGACACTTTGCACTTCATATACATTTAACAGGACAAAGTACATTAATATACATTTCAACAGAAGTTATAATCTCAATtacaaaacaggaaataaaacatgGATCACTAATAGACAGATAGTAGTCTGAGAACAgatgttattccttacttgaaTGTGGCCAGTTCCAACAAATATTCAGTAAAGAAAGTGGAATAGATTGAATTGACAATAcagtaaagaataaaatgtattcTACTGCATGTCTGAAGATATTTCTAGAATAATGCACATGGTCATTGAGAGTGAAGTGTTATCAGACTGACGCAAGATTTCACTCAACACACTTTTAGAGAGACTTAAGAACTGTAATTGGTTTACTCAAATGAGTAACAGGACTGAAATATTTACTAACAAATATACGATAAATGTCTTCCTTGCGTCAAAAGATGcaaagagggaggaagagaaaaaaaaatgttttgtgtagtCATTTGCAGGTGATGGCTGACCTTCTGTACGATAACACGACGCAAGTGCGCATGCGCGCAGCAAAGTGGCCCGAAAATGGCACTAGGCGTAAGAGCACTCCGAGTGCACTTTTGTGCAAGTCGCCACTTTCTTAAAACAACTGCAGTTTATCACCAACGACACTTCTCGGAAAATGTGTCCTCCAAATCTAAGGCCAGTGCCGAGCCGGCTGATCATATTCTCTACACACAGGAGCATTTTGCACTGAAGGACTCTCTAAGAAAGGTAACTGTAGTTGCATATCCTACTATAGGgaacattacattttatttacaagctcTCGTACACAATATTTTaaagttttgggtttttttttacgtatTCTCCCCTaccaaaaaaatataaataaataaaaatgtgccgCTGTGGTTATTTTTATTACGTATGAACCTGAAAGGGCATTACAGTTTCCAATATAGGTAAGGGGTCACTACAGTTACATACAGCACAGGCTAGCAAGCGAACTCCGATCCACACCTGGCATTCATACAACCAGCAATGGGCTATTACTTATTGATTAAATGGAAAGTTAGGAAATCGTATATTTCCTTGCATAAATCTCTACGGTACGTCTGTATTTAAAATATCGACGCTACGGCCTCTGTTTTGGAAACGCGTGTAAAGGAAATCTGCGCGGTCACATGACCTCACCGTACAGGGAATCTGGTGAGCTGAGTGACTGCGTCGGAATGACGCAGAACCACGCAGCCTGTTATACTCCACGCTAGCTAATTTCCGGTATATGAACTCATAataatgaaaacagaaaaagaaaaacataagtCGCTTTGTAAATTATCGTAACTATAACCTGTGTCatgatttaattatattttctgATAATTACAAATAATCTTCATGacaaacctgttttttttcctcacaagaTAATATTAGTAAAATCTGGCTAGCTGTCCctagtgaaataaaatgttttgctaAATTTTTCCTGCTCCCATTAGAGGCACCAGTTTACTTTGTCTTACAATCAGTGCTGAAACAGAACAGTGGCCGAAACCTTGGGCATCAATATACACTTATTTATTGTGACTTTATGATGTCATTATGTGTCGCCTAGcagggcacggtggcttagtgggttGCCttacacctctggggttgggggctcAAATCCTGCCTCTTCCCCATATGTCCCCaagcttcaggggtttcctctggtttcctccccattcTAAAGATATGCTTTGTtgtccaggctcccctgcaaccctgtgtaggataagtggtatggaaaatggatggatgtgtagcCTATTCAAATTGTTGACACTTTATGAAAATATTACAGTGACTCTGTCAGTGAGTAAGTCTGATTTTTGGTCTCTGTACACAACACAAAGTTCCATTTGTAACTCCAGTGATACTTACTGGAAGTTCAACAGATATATTTTGTGCATTCTCTCAGGAAGGGCTCCTTTCATCAAACAgtgtaaacaaaagaaaaagctgCTGTATGCAGGCCTGTTGGGATTGAGGTGGCACCTAATCGTTGGTTTTGGAGCTTGAACAATGGCAAAAAGCAACTAGACTGTGCAATTCTGAAACATCGAGGTTATAAAAAGTCTCAGTAACTAACTATAGGAGTAAAAATTTAGACCTTGAACATTGTCATACTTCCACTTCCTTGTCAGGAAACCACTGCACATACATTGAATCAAAGTGCTGTTTCTCAAAATAATGTCGGCTGGAAAAGGTTGTAACAAAGAGAAAGGATGTTGCTTTGTATTATATTCCCATGTGATTTTGAGTATGTTAAAATGGGATACTGatattagatttattattattttattttttttaaaggaacattGCCTTTTGGGGTCTATAATATCACTGTAGCTTTTACATTTACTGTACTTGTTAATGCattcaaatgaaatgatcatgttatttattttatatatttttaagatcACATAATTAATCAAAGATCACTTTTGTAATGTTGAGTAACTTATTTATATGTTGGTTGACGTActagaaatgtaaaataataataataatataggcCAGTAATTGTGTCCTGTTTATTGAATGTGCTGAAAAGTTAAGTGCCCCTGACCCtccatacagtgaggggaaaaaagtatttgatcccctgctgattttgtacatttgcccactgacaaagaaatgatcagtctataatttt
Coding sequences within it:
- the tfpi2 gene encoding tissue factor pathway inhibitor 2 isoform X2; its protein translation is MEGRFLGCFLLITLIQSAFAYILSPRVCLLQVDEGPCLDDVPRFYYNTLTQDCEEFSYGGCEGNFNNFKSYVECRKTCYSIPKIPRICRLPKEEGPCFAISKRYFFNMTSMRCEEFSYGGCYGNNNNFQNRNLCTEYCIPSNSVPVICLGGLDEGTGSASIPRYYYDSTQKECIQFKYTGSGGNNNNFVSMKNCMGVCAKKRKPRRPFGQSTRILRKRL
- the tfpi2 gene encoding tissue factor pathway inhibitor 2 isoform X1; this encodes MEGRFLGCFLLITLIQSAFAYILSPREVCLLQVDEGPCLDDVPRFYYNTLTQDCEEFSYGGCEGNFNNFKSYVECRKTCYSIPKIPRICRLPKEEGPCFAISKRYFFNMTSMRCEEFSYGGCYGNNNNFQNRNLCTEYCIPSNSVPVICLGGLDEGTGSASIPRYYYDSTQKECIQFKYTGSGGNNNNFVSMKNCMGVCAKKRKPRRPFGQSTRILRKRL
- the gngt1 gene encoding guanine nucleotide-binding protein G(T) subunit gamma-T1, whose amino-acid sequence is MPVIDVDNLTDLDKAKMEVDQLKKEVKLEREKVSKCCEEVMEYIQGGMDDDPLVKGIPEEKNPFKEKGGCVIC